One genomic window of Dermacentor andersoni chromosome 8, qqDerAnde1_hic_scaffold, whole genome shotgun sequence includes the following:
- the LOC126525599 gene encoding ankyrin repeat domain-containing protein 55-like: protein MKVELGSAADIHFAVTSHNIEAIVRHVSLGGDVNAKLQGATPLGAALCRKAWDTAQILLSLGADVNQFSRDSVGREEPPLCIVCRLGNVDIAKMLLRNPSIRVCRRDMFGKTPLWLATKHGRRDLVYLLLVHNSSVRGTTCFADCPIWLCARYGARHTIADMLLAAGAPHGSRDGAGKDDVAWAMERGDVKLLTVFRLAGFGAGKVSPPSLQWLARRAYWIGQEGRREPKGRDLEGMPRRIRDYVMLKDIYTQSSQR from the exons ATGAAGGTGGAGCTGGGCAGCGCCGCAGACATTCACTTTGCCGTGACCAGCCATAACATCGAAGCCATCGTCAGGCACGTCTCTTTGGGAGGCGACGTCAACGCCAAGCTCCAGGGAGCGACGCCTCTAGGAGCAGCGTTGTGCAG GAAAGCATGGGACACTGCACAGATTCTGCTGTCCCTTGGAGCTGATGTGAACCAGTTCAGTCGAGACAGTGTTGGCCGTGAGGAACCACCGCTGTGCATTGTCTGCCGCCTGGGAAATGTCGACATAGCAAAGATGCTCCTTCGAAACCCTA GCATCCGCGTGTGCCGTAGGGACATGTTTGGCAAGACCCCCCTCTGGCTTGCCACCAAGCATGGACGGCGCGACCTCGTGTACCTTCTCCTCGTCCACAACTCCAGCGTGCGGGGCACCACATGCTTCGCCGACTGCCCCATATGGCTGTGTGCCCGCTACGGTGCGCGGCACACTATCGCCGACATGCTTCTTGCTGCCGGAGCACCCCACGGCTCCCGCGACGGAGCAGGGAAGGACGATGTGGCCTGGGCGATGGAGCGTGGGGACGTAAAGCTGCTGACTGTGTTTCGGCTGGCTGGTTTTGGTGCCGGTAAAGTGTCGCCACCGAGCCTGCAGTGGCTGGCTAGGCGGGCCTACTGGATAGGCCAGGAGGGTAGGAGGGAACCAAAGGGTCGGGACCTTGAGGGCATGCCCAGAAGAATCAGAGATTATGTGATGCTCAAGGACATCTACACGCAAAGCAGTCAGCGCTGA